From Anas acuta chromosome 11, bAnaAcu1.1, whole genome shotgun sequence, the proteins below share one genomic window:
- the CEP15 gene encoding centrosomal protein 15 isoform X4 produces MSSYLAQEVHLARRHEEILSQRSVLLQQMETYLGDKKTKKTWQTQAADAARKRNAALLNTLYWASVEESLPKWEQFLLGRAEAPVGFKKLKTTKQNLSYSEEDSQN; encoded by the exons ATGTCATCCTATTTGGCTCAGGAGGTTCACCTTGCTAGAAGACACGAAGAGAT aCTGTCTCAGAGATCAGTGCTGCTACAGCAGATGGAGACTTATCTAGGAGACAAAAAGACTAAAAAGACATGGCAAACTCAAGCAGCTGATGCAGCTCGTAAAAGGAATGCAGCACTTTTAAAT actCTCTATTGGGCATCAGTAGAAGAGTCTCTTCCCAAGTGGGAACAGTTCCTTTTAGGAAGAGCAGAAGCTCCTGTTGgttttaagaaactgaaaactaCAAAACAGAACCTAAGCTACTCAGAAGAAGACTCACAAAATTAA
- the CEP15 gene encoding centrosomal protein 15 isoform X3 — MSSYLAQEVHLARRHEEILSQRSVLLQQMETYLGDKKTKKTWQTQAADAARKRNAALLNDIEAAEKKLQERMCLLPHPDTVNLETLYWASVEESLPKWEQFLLGRAEAPVGFKKLKTTKQNLSYSEEDSQN, encoded by the exons ATGTCATCCTATTTGGCTCAGGAGGTTCACCTTGCTAGAAGACACGAAGAGAT aCTGTCTCAGAGATCAGTGCTGCTACAGCAGATGGAGACTTATCTAGGAGACAAAAAGACTAAAAAGACATGGCAAACTCAAGCAGCTGATGCAGCTCGTAAAAGGAATGCAGCACTTTTAAAT GATatagaagcagcagaaaaaaagctgcaagaaaGAATGTGTTTACTTCCACATCCTGATACTGTTAACTTAGAA actCTCTATTGGGCATCAGTAGAAGAGTCTCTTCCCAAGTGGGAACAGTTCCTTTTAGGAAGAGCAGAAGCTCCTGTTGgttttaagaaactgaaaactaCAAAACAGAACCTAAGCTACTCAGAAGAAGACTCACAAAATTAA